Genomic DNA from Geminocystis sp. M7585_C2015_104:
GCAGAGGCTACTCTGAGGGAAATTAGCGAGGTGAGGGATGTGGATGTGGCTTTGGCACAAGCAGAGGTGGAAAGGGCAATGGCTGTGGTTAAAAAGGCAGAAACTGATTTAGAATTGACTGTCATTAGAGCCCCCATGGACGGTGAGATTCTAGAGATAAAAACCTACCCCGGTGAAAGCATTAATAATCAGGAGGGGGTGGTAGAAATGGCCGATACCAGTCAAATGATGGTGGTGGCGGAAGTATATGAGAGTGATGTAGGGAAGGTTAAAATCGGACAGGTGGCGGAGATTAGGAGTGAAAATAATAGCTTTGAGGGGGTAATCACCGGTAAAGTCTTTCAAATCAGCCCCAAAATCGCCAAAAAGGACATCCTTCAAACTGACCCTGCTGCCAGTGTAGATGCCAGGGTTATAGAGGTAAAAATCAAAGTAGACCCCCAGTATACCTCCCTTATTAAAAATTTAATTTATTCTCAAGTACTTGTCAATATAAAACTATGAAAACACCTCTTGCTTGGTTACAATTAAGCCGTGAGAAAATCCGTCTTTTAATCGCAGTTGCCGGGATTAGTTTTGCCGACATCCTGATGTTTATGCAACTGGGATTTAAGACTGCCCTGTTGAATAGTGCCGTAAGGATTCACGACAAAATTGAAGGCGATGTTTTTTTAATCAGTACTCAGTCTAATGCCATAACCTCTATGAAAAGTTTTTCTAGTCGTCGTCTTTATGAGGCTATGGCAGTAGAAGGGGTAGATTGGGTCAATCCTCTATATCTCAGTTTTGCTACCTGGAAAAATCCTGTTAATAACAAGGGCAGAAGAATTTTAACTATAGGATTCAATCCTAAAAATCCAGTATTTAAACTGCCAGATTTCGAGAAAAATTTAGATAAATTGAAATTACCGGATCATGTACTGTTTGACACTGCTTCCAGGGCAGAATTTGGCCCCATCCCCCAAATGTTCCAGTCGGGGATGACTGTTAAAACAGAAGTTAATGACCGAAGGATAACTGTAGCGGGATTGTTTACCATTGGAGCTACTTTCGGAGCGGATGGGAATATCATAACCAGTGATTTAAATTTCCTCCGTCTATTCCCCAACAGGGATAAGGGTTTGATAGAGGTAGGGGTGATTAAACTAAAACCCGGTGTTGACACTCAGGCAGTTATCAATACCCTAAAACAAAAACTCAGTGGTGGCGATGTCTTAGTTTTGTCTCGGGAGGAATTTGTCAACCACGAGAAGAAATATTGGGAAACTAGTACTGCCATTGGTTTTGTCTTTAACCTGGGCACTATAATGGGGCTAATCGTCGGCATTGTTATAGTGTACCAGATTCTCTACACCGACGTCGCCGACCACCTGCCAGAGTATGCCACCCTCAAGGCTATGGGTTATACCGACAATTATCTACTGGGTTTAGTCTTTCAACAAGCCGTCATTCTCGCCTGTATTGGTTTTCTTCCCGGATTAGGTTTTTCCACTTTTCTCTACCACATCACCGCCAAAGCCACCAGACTAGCTATTTACATGAACAAATCTCTAATTACCTCCGTCTTCCTATTGACATTATTCATGTGCTTCTTTTCTGGCGCCATTGCCGTTAACAAACTCAAACAGGCCGATCCTGCCGATATTTTCTGAACTCTATCACACACAGGGTTGGGATGTGGGGGGGGTGGGATAGGGGGTAGGATGTAGGGGTGGGGGACAGAGAGTACAATTTTACTCATTCCCCCGGGTACTTGTTATTACACGTAATTACTTGTTGTCACCTTCAGAGAATTCAGCATCTATGACATCGTCGCCACCGCTTGAACTACTACTTGTGCTGGCACCACTGGATGCCCCGGCTGCGGCAGCGGATTGATATACACTGGTGCCGATAGAGTATAACGCTTGTTGTAGTTCAGGCATAGTGGACTTAATCTTGTCGTCGTCGTCTCTGTTTATGGCATCCTTCAAGTCGGAGATGAGTTTTTCGATTCTGGATTTGTCGCTGGCGGAAATCTTGTCACCAAATTCTTTGAGTTGTCTTTCGGCTTGGTAGACAAGAGAGTCGGCTTGGTTACGACGTTCGATCCTTTCTCGTTTTGCCCTGTCGGCGGCGGCATTAGCCTCAGCCTCTTTCACCATCCTTTCTACCTCTTCGGGGGGCAGAGTAGAGGCGCCAGTAATAGTGATAGACTGTTCCTTACCTGTACCTTTGTCTTTGGCGGTCACGTGAAGAATACCATTGGCGTCAATGTCAAAGGTGACTTCAATTTGAGGCACACCCCTTGGCGCAGGAGGAATACCATCTAGACGGAAGGTGCCAAGGCTTTTGTTGTCTTTGGCCAACGGTCTCTCCCCTTGTAGTACATGAATCTCTACGTTAGTTTGACCATCCACGGCGGTGGAGAAGATTTCGGACTTCTTGGTGGGAATAGTGGTGTTTCTGGGGATAATAGTAGTCATCACACCGCCAAGAGTCTCCACGCCGAGAGACAAAGGTGTTACGTCCAACAGGAGGATGTCTTTAACCTCACCAGCCAATACACCCGCTTGAATAGCGGCGCCGACGGCTACCACTTCGTCAGGGTTAACACTTTGATTGGGCTCTTTGCCCAGCATTCTTCTGACTAGTTCTTGTACTGCTGGGATACGAGTAGAACCCCCTACTAATACTACCTCATCAATGTCACTGGGAGTTAGTTTAGCATCCTTTAGGGCCTGTTCGACGGGGCCCTTGCAACGATCGATCAAATCAGCACAGAGAGCCTCAAATTTAGCCCTGGTGAGGGTCATTTCTAGGTGTTTGGGACCATCGGCAGTGGCGGTGATAAAGGGCAGGTTGATTTCTGTCTGGGTGACGCTAGACAGTTCTATCTTAGCCTTTTCTGCCGCTTCTGTGAGACGTTGTAGAGCCTGTCTGTCCTTACGTAAGTCAATACCTTCTCTGGCCTTAAATTCTTCTGCCAACCAGTCTACAATTTTCTTGTCAAAGTCGTCACCACCCAGGTGGGTGTCGCCAGAGGTGGCCAACACTTCAAATACACCGTCACCAACTTCTAGGATAGATACGTCAAAGGTCCCACCACCCAAGTCAAATACCAGGATAGTCTCGTTGGTTTTCTTATCTAACCCGTAGGCTAGAGAAGCCGCAGTAGGCTCATTAATAATACGTTTCACCTCAATCCCGGCGATTCTGCCCGCGTCTTTAGTGGCCTGACGCTGAGAGTCGTTGAAGTAGGCAGGTACAGTAATTACGGCTTCCTTGACGGGCTCCCCTAAATACTTACTAGCATCTTCTATTAGTTTTCTCAATACCTGGGCTGAGATTTCTTCTGGGGCAAATTGCTTCCCTAAGGCTGGGCAGTCCAGTCTGACATTACCATTTACATTTAGTACCTTGTAGGGGACTTCTGAAATCTCGTTGATTACCTCGTCATATTTTCTGCCAATAAAACGCTTGACGGAATAGAAGGTATTTTCAGGATTCATCACCGCCTGGCGTTTAGCAATTTGTCCTACCAGACGGTCCCCATTTTTGGTATATGCTACCACAGAAGGGGTTGTTCTAAAACCCTCAGCATTGGCAATAACTACTGGCTTTCCACCTTCCATTACGGCTACCACTGAGTTGGTGGTGCCCAAATCAATACCAACTATTTTTCCCATAGATGAAAACTCCCTCTGATTTTACAAAACAAAGGCTACTGTTTACAGTCAAAATCTTCTATTCTCATTACTATCTTGGGATAAGAATATCCTCTAAAGGTAGTGTAGTTTACCGTACCTTACATGGTATAAACCCAGATTTTTTCTAGTTTTTGGCGCCCTCCATTACCGGGTGGGGTACAATGTGTTAAGAAAAGTTAAGAAAGATTGAGGAAAAATATGCGAGTTGTAATAGTGGGCGCAGGACTGGCAGGATTGGCCACAGCAGTAGAATTGGCAGATGCGGGCTGTGAGGTGGAAATATTCGAGTCTAGGCCATTTGTGGGGGGAAAGGTGGGCAGTTGGGTGGATGCAGATGGCAATCACATTGAAATGGGTTTACATGTGTTTTTTGGCTGTTATTACAATCTTTTTGCCTTGATGGAGAAGGTGGGGGCCATAAAAAACTTACGTTTGAAGGAACATACCCATACGTTTATCAATAAAGGTGGCAGAATAGGAGAGTTGGATTTCCGTTTTCCCCTGGGTGCGCCGTTTAACGGTTTGAAGGCTTTTTTTACCACCTCCCAGTTGTCGGTGGCGGACAAAATTGCCAATTCCATCGCCTTGGGCACTAGTCCCATTATAAGGGGGTTGTTTGACTTTCAGGGGGCAATGAAACAAATCCGCCAGTTGGACAGTATCAGCTTTGCTGACTGGTTTCGGCAACACGGCGGCAATGAGGGGAGTTTGAAGAGGATGTGGAATCCCATTGCCTATGCCCTAGGCTTCATCGATACGGAAAATATATCCGCCCGTTGTATGTTGACTATTTTCCAGTTTTTTGCCGCCAGGACTGAGGCGTCTGTGTTGAGGATGCTAGAAGGTTCACCCTATGAGTACCTCCATAAACCTATTATCAACTACCTAGAGGCCCGAGGTGCAAAAATCCATCTTCGTCGTCGTGTTAGGGAGCTTAAGTATCAGGAAGACTCTTTTGGTAACACTTTTGTCACCGGTATAGTAGTTGCTAAGGGGGACACTGAAGAATTGGTAACGGCAGACGCCTACGTATGTGCCTGTGATGTACCTGGTATTCAAAAATTAATCCCCCCCGCCTGGAGGAAATGGCCTCTGTTCGACAACATATATAAGTTAGACACGGTACCAGTGGCTACAGTTCAATTACGCTTTGATGGCTGGGTGACAGAATTAAAGGATGAAAAGAAACGGCGTCAGTTGCAACAGGCGGCTGGCATTGACAATCTATTATACACTGCCGATGCGGACTTTTCTTGTTTTGCTGATTTGGCCCTATGTAGTCCAGCAGACTATTTTCGTCCAGGACAAGGTTCTCTGTTACAATTGGTGTTAACCCCAGGGGACCCCTTTATTAGAGAAAGTAATGAGAAGATTGCCCAACATGTGTTAAAACAGGTACATGAATTGTTCCCTTCCTCCCGAGATTTGAACATGACCTGGTATAGTGTGGTGAAACTGGCTCAGTCTCTCTACAGAGAGGCCCCGGGGATGGATGTATACCGCCCCTCCCAAACCACACCAGTAGCTAACCTCTTCCTGGCAGGCAGCTACACCCAACAGGATTATATTGATAGCATGGAGGGAGCCACCATTTCCGGATTGCAGGCAGCTAGGGCAATTCTGAGGGTAGACAAGAAGGTGTTGGCTATGGCCTAAGGGGGTTGAGGGTGATCTAACGCCCATTCCACCTGTCTTAACATTCCCCTCAACATGGCCAATTCCTTGTCACTGAGTTGTCCACGGTTTATGATTCTTTTTAGTTTCTCCATGGTTATCTTAGCCGTATGGGGTTGAAGGTATCCTACCCTTAGTAGTATCCTCTCCAGGTGCTGGTAATACCCCTCCAGTTGTTCAATGGTGGCCAGATTATGGTTTTCCCGTTTATGGTTTTCTCTCGGCTGGGGGGGCTTTTGTGTTTTTGCCTGATATATCTGGTATAACTCATAAGCACAAATACCTACAGCTTGGGCCAAGTTTAGGGAGGGGTATTGGGGATTGGCAGGAATACGGACGAAACGCTGGGCATGGCTCAACTCCTCGTTGCTCAATCCCCGGCTTTCTGGCCCAAATAGGATAGCACCCTTACTTGCATCCTCTAGAAGCCATGGGAGCGCCTCTTTTGGGGTTTCCAGGGGGGTTGGGACTTCTCTTTCCCTTGCGGTGGTAGCAATAGCTTTTTGACACCCCTGTAGGGCCTCAATGACACTGTTCACTATTTTGGCGTTCATTAATACTTCAATTCCGTGGACGGCCATCTTTTTCGCCTCCCCGGAAAAGGGGTTGCACTTGGGGCTCACTATCACTAATTCCGTCAAGGCCATATTGCGCATCACTCGGGCAATGGCGCCTATATTGCCTTCCCCTTCTGGTTCCACTAGAACTATTCTTATGTCCTCTATCTGTGTCATTCCCAGCTATAATTGCCTACATATCCTGTTATCTTATAGCTCTGTCACAGTTCACAGTGCCATGAAGGAAGTTATTACTCCCCAGGTGAGTGCTCGCATTTGTAAACACATGAATGACGACCATGCAGATGCCCTGATTTTATATGCCCAATATTTTGCCAAATTAGACAACTTTAAAACAGCCAAAATGCTGTCTATCGATAACAAAGCTATGTATCTTAGCATAGACGGCAACGACGAAAGGCCAGTGAGAATAGAGTTTGATCATGTTTTGGAAGATGCCAGGGATGCCCATCACACCCTGGTAGAAATGTTAAAGAAAGCCAGGAAGAATTTACAGAATGGGGGTATGGGTGAGGGGTAGTGGGGGGGAGGGGCATATCCCTACTCTCCCCCAGGGGGTTTTAATCATAGGCTCTTACGGATTGGAAAAATGGGGTCTATAACCCCAATTCAGCAAGGGTTTCTTTGAGGGCGGAAAGGACAGTGTAAATATCTCTTTCGCTAACGAAGCCCAAATGGCCAATACGGAAGATTTTACCCTTGAGGTGGTCCTGTCCGCCAGCCAGGGCGATATCAAATTTCTTCCTCATAGTGGCACGAATCGTCTCGGCATCGTGTCTGTCAGGGATAACGGCGGTGATGGCCGGGGAGGCGTCTTCGTCACGGGCAAACAGAGGCAATCCCAATGCCCTTACTCCTTCACGGGTGAGTTGGGTGAGGCGTTTATGACGGGCAAAGATGTTTTCTAACCCCTCCTCCTTCATCATAGCTAATGCCTCTTTAAGAGCAAAAATGAGGTTGACTGGGGGGGTGAAGGGAGTACTATTCTTGGCATTGGCCTTGCGATAGGCCCCCAGATCCAGATAGAATTTGGGGAGGGTGGCTTTTTCATATGCCTTCCAGGCTTTTTCACTCACCGCCACGAAGCCCAGGCCCGGGGGAATCATGTAACCTTTTTGTGAGCCAGATGCCACTACGTCCAGACCCCATTCATCTACAGGAACATTTACTGCCCCCAGACTGGTAACGGCGTCGACGATGATGAGAGCCTCGCCGTGGGCTTTGACGTGTTTGTTAATAGTTTCTAAATCATTTAATACCCCGGTGGAGGTTTCCGAATGGGTGATAATGACGGCCTTAATTTTTTTCTCTTTGTCAGCCTCTAGTTTTTCTCTAAAGTTTTCGGGATTTAAAGCCTTACCCCATTCGGCGGTAATCTCTTCCACATCCAGGCCAAAGGCACGACTCAACTTGGCCCAGCGATCGCCAAATTTCCCATTGTTCCCTACTAGGACTTTATCCCCCGGGCTGAGGAAGTTAATGATCCCCGCCTCCATGGCCCCAGTGCCCGAGGCACAGAGTATGCAGATTTCATTTTGGGTTTGATGTAGCCATTTCAACCCGGCCATCACCTCAGAAAGGATTTTACTGAATTCGCCGCTTCTATGGCCTATGGGATGTCTAGCCATGGCCAACAACACCCTTTCAGGCACCGGGGTGGGGCCAGGAATCATTAACATCAATTTGTCTTGCATTGTTTTTTCCGCCTCACAATAGGATCTAACTAATAGAGTTTAATGCAGATTTCCCCTCCTGGGTGTTGCGCCTTACTAGCCGGCAATGTATTCCTCAATTACTTCTTTCCGTTTCCGTAACCTAGTAAGGGCCTCTCTTTCTATTTGTCTAACCCTTTCCCTAGAGATGTTAAGAATAGAACCAATTTTAGACAGGGTTAGGGGTTTGCCGTCATCCAACCCATAACGGAGTCTAATTACATCTTGTTGTTGTTGGGTCAACTCGGAGATCATATTCCTTAAATCTACTTGTAAGCAAGCATAGT
This window encodes:
- a CDS encoding FtsX-like permease family protein, producing MKTPLAWLQLSREKIRLLIAVAGISFADILMFMQLGFKTALLNSAVRIHDKIEGDVFLISTQSNAITSMKSFSSRRLYEAMAVEGVDWVNPLYLSFATWKNPVNNKGRRILTIGFNPKNPVFKLPDFEKNLDKLKLPDHVLFDTASRAEFGPIPQMFQSGMTVKTEVNDRRITVAGLFTIGATFGADGNIITSDLNFLRLFPNRDKGLIEVGVIKLKPGVDTQAVINTLKQKLSGGDVLVLSREEFVNHEKKYWETSTAIGFVFNLGTIMGLIVGIVIVYQILYTDVADHLPEYATLKAMGYTDNYLLGLVFQQAVILACIGFLPGLGFSTFLYHITAKATRLAIYMNKSLITSVFLLTLFMCFFSGAIAVNKLKQADPADIF
- the dnaK gene encoding molecular chaperone DnaK, producing MGKIVGIDLGTTNSVVAVMEGGKPVVIANAEGFRTTPSVVAYTKNGDRLVGQIAKRQAVMNPENTFYSVKRFIGRKYDEVINEISEVPYKVLNVNGNVRLDCPALGKQFAPEEISAQVLRKLIEDASKYLGEPVKEAVITVPAYFNDSQRQATKDAGRIAGIEVKRIINEPTAASLAYGLDKKTNETILVFDLGGGTFDVSILEVGDGVFEVLATSGDTHLGGDDFDKKIVDWLAEEFKAREGIDLRKDRQALQRLTEAAEKAKIELSSVTQTEINLPFITATADGPKHLEMTLTRAKFEALCADLIDRCKGPVEQALKDAKLTPSDIDEVVLVGGSTRIPAVQELVRRMLGKEPNQSVNPDEVVAVGAAIQAGVLAGEVKDILLLDVTPLSLGVETLGGVMTTIIPRNTTIPTKKSEIFSTAVDGQTNVEIHVLQGERPLAKDNKSLGTFRLDGIPPAPRGVPQIEVTFDIDANGILHVTAKDKGTGKEQSITITGASTLPPEEVERMVKEAEANAAADRAKRERIERRNQADSLVYQAERQLKEFGDKISASDKSRIEKLISDLKDAINRDDDDKIKSTMPELQQALYSIGTSVYQSAAAAGASSGASTSSSSSGGDDVIDAEFSEGDNK
- the zds gene encoding 9,9'-di-cis-zeta-carotene desaturase encodes the protein MRVVIVGAGLAGLATAVELADAGCEVEIFESRPFVGGKVGSWVDADGNHIEMGLHVFFGCYYNLFALMEKVGAIKNLRLKEHTHTFINKGGRIGELDFRFPLGAPFNGLKAFFTTSQLSVADKIANSIALGTSPIIRGLFDFQGAMKQIRQLDSISFADWFRQHGGNEGSLKRMWNPIAYALGFIDTENISARCMLTIFQFFAARTEASVLRMLEGSPYEYLHKPIINYLEARGAKIHLRRRVRELKYQEDSFGNTFVTGIVVAKGDTEELVTADAYVCACDVPGIQKLIPPAWRKWPLFDNIYKLDTVPVATVQLRFDGWVTELKDEKKRRQLQQAAGIDNLLYTADADFSCFADLALCSPADYFRPGQGSLLQLVLTPGDPFIRESNEKIAQHVLKQVHELFPSSRDLNMTWYSVVKLAQSLYREAPGMDVYRPSQTTPVANLFLAGSYTQQDYIDSMEGATISGLQAARAILRVDKKVLAMA
- a CDS encoding RNA methyltransferase encodes the protein MTQIEDIRIVLVEPEGEGNIGAIARVMRNMALTELVIVSPKCNPFSGEAKKMAVHGIEVLMNAKIVNSVIEALQGCQKAIATTAREREVPTPLETPKEALPWLLEDASKGAILFGPESRGLSNEELSHAQRFVRIPANPQYPSLNLAQAVGICAYELYQIYQAKTQKPPQPRENHKRENHNLATIEQLEGYYQHLERILLRVGYLQPHTAKITMEKLKRIINRGQLSDKELAMLRGMLRQVEWALDHPQPP
- a CDS encoding DUF2470 domain-containing protein, translating into MKEVITPQVSARICKHMNDDHADALILYAQYFAKLDNFKTAKMLSIDNKAMYLSIDGNDERPVRIEFDHVLEDARDAHHTLVEMLKKARKNLQNGGMGEG
- a CDS encoding alanine--glyoxylate aminotransferase family protein, which encodes MQDKLMLMIPGPTPVPERVLLAMARHPIGHRSGEFSKILSEVMAGLKWLHQTQNEICILCASGTGAMEAGIINFLSPGDKVLVGNNGKFGDRWAKLSRAFGLDVEEITAEWGKALNPENFREKLEADKEKKIKAVIITHSETSTGVLNDLETINKHVKAHGEALIIVDAVTSLGAVNVPVDEWGLDVVASGSQKGYMIPPGLGFVAVSEKAWKAYEKATLPKFYLDLGAYRKANAKNSTPFTPPVNLIFALKEALAMMKEEGLENIFARHKRLTQLTREGVRALGLPLFARDEDASPAITAVIPDRHDAETIRATMRKKFDIALAGGQDHLKGKIFRIGHLGFVSERDIYTVLSALKETLAELGL